In Felis catus isolate Fca126 chromosome A2, F.catus_Fca126_mat1.0, whole genome shotgun sequence, the following proteins share a genomic window:
- the TMF1 gene encoding TATA element modulatory factor, translated as MSWFNASQLSSFAKQALSQAQKSIDRVLDIQEEEPSVWAETIPYGEPGISPPVSGGWDTSTWGLKSNSEPQSQPVASPKAITKPVRRTVVDESENFFSAFLSPTDVQTIQKSPVVSKPPAKSQRPEEEVKSTLQESLPTGQSRTSETTESKVKDSTPCVSGETLAVDTPSPKTEGKHEETVNKESDTKVSTVRLKVSENVINVKTTRENIPNMSTAETKDVALEPKEQKHEDRQTNTPSPPVSTFSSGTSTTSDIEVLDHESVISESSASSRQETTDSKSSLHLMQTSFQLLSASACPEYNRLDDFQKLTESCCSSDAFERIDSFSVQSLDSRSVSEINSDDELSGKGYALVPIIVNPSTPKTKVIESVEGKSEEEVNETLIIPTEETEMEESGRSATPVNCEQPDILVSSTPVSEGHAVSDKVAEPHETAESKPEAHSEKEDVCKRVEFLNEKLDKREAQLLSLSKEKALLEEAYDNLKDEMFRVKEESSSISSLKDEFTQRIAEAEKKVQLACKERDAAKKEIKSIKEELATRLNSSETSELLKEKDEQIRGLMEEGEKLSKQQLHNSNIIKKLRAKDKENENIIAKLNKKVKELEEELQHLKQVLDGKEEVEKQHRENIKKLNSVVERQEKDLGRLQVDMDELEEKNRSIQAALDSAYKELTDLHKANAAKDSEAQEAALSREMKAKEELSAALDKAQEEARQQQETLAIQVGDLRLALQRAEQAAARREDYLRHEISELQQRLQEAENRNQELSQSVSSTTRPLLRQIENLQATLGSQTSSWEKLEKNLSDRLGESQTLLAAAVERERAATEELLANKIQMSSMESQNSLLRQENSRFQAQLESEKNKLRKLEDENSRYQVELENLKDEYVRTLEETRKEKTLLNSQLEMEKMKVEQERKKAVFTQEAVKEKERKPFSVSSTPTMSRSSSISGVDMAGLQTSFLSQDEPHDHSFGPMSVSANGNNLYDAVRMGAGSSIIENLQSQLKLREGEITHLQLEIGNLEKTRSIMAEELVKLTNQNDELEEKVKEIPKLRTQLRDLDQRYNTILQMYGEKAEEAEELRLDLEDVKNMYKTQIDELLRQRLS; from the exons gaATAAGTCCCCCTGTCAGTGGAGGATGGGATACTTCAACCTGGGGGTTAAAATCAAACAGTGAACCTCAGAGTCAGCCTGTAGCCTCTCCTAAAGCAATAACAAAGCCAGTTCGGAGAACTGTGGTAGATGAATCTGAAAATTTCTTCAgtgcctttctctctccaacGGATGTCCAGACCATTCAGAAGAGTCCAGTGGTATCAAAACCACCAGCTAAATCACAACGACCAGAAGAAGAAGTAAAAAGCACTTTACAGGAATCCTTGCCCACTGGACAGTCAAGAACCTCGGAAACAACGGAGTCAAAAGTGAAAGACTCTACTCCATGTGTATCAGGGGAAACTCTGGCAGTAGATACTCCGTCGCCAAAAACTGAGGGCAAGCATGAAGAAACTGTTAATAAAGAGTCTGATACGAAGGTATCAACTGTACGTTTGAAGGTATCCGAAAATGTAATTAATGTGAAAACAACTAGGGAAAACATACCTAATATGTCGACTGCAGAAACAAAGGACGTGGCTTTGGAACCTAAGGAACAAAAACATGAAGACAGACAGACTAACACACCTTCTCCTCCAGTTAGTACCTTCTCGTCTGGTACTTCTACCACCAGTGACATTGAAGTCTTAGATCATGAAAGTGTAATAAGTGAGAGCTCAGCAAGTTCGAGACAAGAGACTACAGATTCAAAATCAAGTCTTCACTTGATGCAGACATCTTTTCAGCTTCTCTCAGCATCTGCTTGTCCTGAATATAATCGTTTAGATGATTTCCAGAAACTCACTGAGAGTTGCTGTTCATCTGATGCTTTTGAAAGAATAGACTCGTTTAGTGTGCAGTCGTTAGATAGTCGTAGTGTAAGTGAAATCAATTCAGATGATGAACTGTCAGGCAAGGGATATGCTTTAGTACCTATTATAGTTAATCCTTCAACTCCAAAGACTAAAGTAATTGAATCTGTTGAAGGAAAATCTGAAgaagaagtaaatgaaacattaatTATACCcactgaagaaacagaaatggaagaaagtgGACGAAGTGCAACACCTGTTAACTGTGAACAGCCTGATATCTTGGTTTCTTCTACACCAGTAAGTGAAGGACATGCTGTCTCAGACAAAGTGGCCGAGCCGCACGAAACTGCTGAAAGTAAGCCAGAAGCACATTCTGAGAAGGAAGATGTTTGCAAG AGAGTCGAATTTCTGAATGAGAAACTGGATAAAAGGGAGGCTCAGTTATTATCTCTTAGTAAAGAAAAAGCACTTCTAGAAGAAGCCTATGATAATCTGAAAGA tgaaATGTTTAgagtgaaagaagaaagcagcAGCATTTCTTCCTTGAAAGATGAATTTACTCAAAGAATtgcagaagcagaaaagaaagttCAGCTAGCCTGTAAAGAGAGAGATGCTGCTAAAAAg gaaatcAAAAGTATAAAAGAAGAACTTGCTACTAGATTAAATAGTAGTGAAACTTCAgaacttttgaaagagaaagatgagCAGATCCGAGGGTTAATGGAAGAag GAGAAAAACTTTCAAAACAGCAGCTGCATAATTCTAAcattattaagaaattaagagctaaagacaaagaaaatgaaaatattattgcaaaactgaacaaaaaagttaaagagCTAGAAGAAGAGTTGCAACATTTAAAACAG GTCCTTGATGGCAAAGAAGAGGTTGAGAAACAACatagagaaaacattaaaaaactaaattctgTGGTAGAACGCCAAGAGAAGGATCTTGGCCGACTTCAGGTAGACATGGATGAACTTGAAGAAAAGAACCGAAGTATTCAAGCTGCTCTGGATAGTGCATAcaa AGAACTTACTGATCTCCACAAAGCCAATGCTGCAAAAGATAGCGAGGCACAGGAAGCTGCTCTGAGTCGTGAAATGAAAGCCAAAGAAGAACTTTCTGCAGCACTAGACAAGGCCCAAGAAGAAGCCCGTCAGCAGCAAGAAACGTTAGCGATTCAA GTGGGAGACCTCAGGCTGGCACTGCAACGTGCAGAGCAAGCGGCTGCCAGAAGAGAGGATTATTTACGCCATGAGATCAGTGAACTCCAGCAG AGACTTCAGGAAGCAGAGAATCGAAACCAAGAGCTGAGTCAAAGTGTTTCATCAACAACAAGACCATTGCTTCGACAGATAGAAAATTTGCAAGCAACTCTAGGGTCCCAGACATCATCGTGGGAGAAGTTAGAGAAGAATCTTTCTGATAGGCTTG GTGAATCCCAGACCTTGTTGGCAGCAGCAGTTGAAAGAGAACGTGCAGCTACAGAAGAACTCCTTGCCAACAAAATTCAAATGTCCTCCATGGAGTCACAGAATTCTCTCTTAAGGCAGGAAAATAGTAGATTTCAGGCCCAGCTagaatcagagaaaaataagCTAAGAAAACTGGAGGATGAAAATAGTAG GTACCAGGTTGaattagaaaacctaaaagatgaATATGTAAGAACACTtgaagagacaaggaaagaaaag aCACTATTGAATAGTCagttagaaatggagaaaatgaaagttgaacaagaaaggaagaaagcagttTTCACCCAAGAAGCAGTAAAAGAAAAG GAACGGAAGCCATTTTCTGTTTCTAGCACTCCCACAATGTCACGATCAAGTTCAATAAGTGGAGTTGATATGGCAGGGCTACAGACATCTTTTCTGTCTCAG GATGAGCCTCATGATCATTCATTTGGACCAATGTCTGTATCAGCAAATGGAAACAATCTTTATGATGCTGTAAGAATGGGAGCAGGATCCAGCATTATTGAAAATCTACAGTCTCAGCTAAAGCTGAGGGAAGGAGAAATTACTCATTTACAG CTGGAAATTGGCAATCTAGAAAAAACCCGCTCAATAATGGCTGAAGAGCTGGTTAAATTAACTAATCAAAATGATGAACTTGAAGAGAAAGTGAAGGAGATACCCAAACTTCGAACTCAGCTAAGA GATTTGGATCAGAGATACAACACTATTCTGCAGATGtatggagagaaagcagaagaggcAGAAGAACTTCGATTAGATCTTGAAGatgtaaaaaatatgtataagactCAAATAGATGAACTTTTAAGACAAAGACTCAGTTAA